Part of the Geodermatophilus obscurus DSM 43160 genome is shown below.
CGCCTATCAGGACGAAGACGACGACCATCAGGATGTTGAGCCAGACGTCGCTCACCGGCGGCGTGCTCCTGTCGGGTGGGGCTGGGGGACGACGTCCATGCTGCCCGCTCGGCCTCCCAGGAGCACCATCCGGGCGACGTCGGTCGGCCCACAGTGACCTCGGCCACACCCCACTGCCGATCACGCTCTGCGTACGGCTACTCTTGCCAGAGTAACGATTCATGATCTAGCACCTGGTGAGGATCAGCCCTCGTGCACCACATGCCGGCGGGTCCGCCGCTCCCTTCCCGCATCGCCGCCTCGCTCTCCCGGTGGGCTCGTCTCCTCCACCTCCCCCGCCTGGTGCCCCTGCTGCTCGTCGTCGGCGCGGTCGCCGTCGTGACGGTCGGGGCGCCGATGGTGTCCGGGGCGGTGACCAGCTTCACCGACCCGGTGGCGCTCGAGTCGACCGCGACCTCGACCGGCGCTCCCCCCGCGACGACCGGCACCGGCGGGTCCTCGTCGTCCTCCCGGGGGTCCGCGGACGGCCCGCTCGTGCGGATGGGCGTCGACGGTGACCCGGCGCCGCAGACCCCCGCGGGAGCACCGGCGACCCCGTCGGCCGGGACGTCGGCGCCCGTGGCCCCGTCCGTCCCGGCGGCGGAGGTCCCGGAGCCGACGTCCGATTCCGCCGAGGTCCCCGCTGCCGAGGGGGAGCCCGCCGCCGGGGTCGAGCTCCCCGCCGTCGAGGCGGAGACCGAGCCGGCACCCGTGACGCGCGCGGCCGCCGCGGCAGCCGACCCCACCGCGGAGGCGGCGGTGCTGGCGCTGGTCAACGAGGCCCGCGCCGACGCCGGCTGCGGCGCCCTCACCGCCGACCCGGCCCTGGCCGCGGTGGCGCGGGCGCACAGCGCGGACATGCGCGACCGCGACTACTTCTCGCACACCAGCCCCGAGGGCCTGTCCCCGTTCGACCGCGCCGAGCAGGCCGGCGTCGGCTACTCGCGGGCGGAGAACATCGCCTTCGGTCAGTCCGACGCGGCCGCGGTGATGGAGGCCTGGCTGGAGAGCCCGGGCCACCGCGAGAACATCCTCGACTGCGACCTCACGAGGCTCGGCGTGGGCGTCGCCGAGGGCCCCGGCGGCCCCTGGTGGACCCAGCTCTTCGGCGCCTGACCTCGCGCCGCACGACGCCGCGGTCCCATCCCGTCTCGGCGACTGCAGGGCAGTAGGGGTTCCCCGGCCCGTCGGAGCCCCTGCTCCCCCGCAGTTGCGGCTCTGAGCAGCGCCCGGACCCGGGCCACCAGCGCCTCTGGCTCGTGCAGGTCGGGAGCAGTCACGTGCAGCACCGTCCACCCGCGGCGACGAGTGCGTTGAGCCGGCGCCGGTCCCGTGCGAGCTGGCCCGGCTCACCGTGCCAGGCGCGGTCGTACTCGATCGCCACGCGTTGGTCGGGGA
Proteins encoded:
- a CDS encoding CAP domain-containing protein — its product is MPLLLVVGAVAVVTVGAPMVSGAVTSFTDPVALESTATSTGAPPATTGTGGSSSSSRGSADGPLVRMGVDGDPAPQTPAGAPATPSAGTSAPVAPSVPAAEVPEPTSDSAEVPAAEGEPAAGVELPAVEAETEPAPVTRAAAAAADPTAEAAVLALVNEARADAGCGALTADPALAAVARAHSADMRDRDYFSHTSPEGLSPFDRAEQAGVGYSRAENIAFGQSDAAAVMEAWLESPGHRENILDCDLTRLGVGVAEGPGGPWWTQLFGA